The Citrifermentans bemidjiense Bem genome window below encodes:
- a CDS encoding CxxxxCH/CxxCH domain c-type cytochrome — translation MDDCKGCHDLSSSFVASNSFFKDSSKRAFQPGGPAPIFVPSGAWSSPQTTNPATCSNIACHNIPPGTFTYYIYDYGIDASVPVTVSYGGMSNATAKWQDDPATNCNSCHGNPPLGNVWHNGSHGNGIPGGNNCETCHPDAKSNVAPDGKTIVSNYITAPSQHQNGTVNVVANFNSNCFGCH, via the coding sequence ATGGATGACTGCAAGGGGTGTCATGACCTTAGCAGCTCGTTTGTGGCGTCGAATTCATTCTTCAAGGATAGTTCCAAGCGAGCCTTTCAGCCCGGCGGTCCCGCCCCGATTTTCGTCCCGTCCGGTGCGTGGAGCTCGCCTCAGACAACTAACCCGGCGACTTGCTCAAACATAGCGTGTCACAACATCCCGCCCGGTACTTTCACCTACTACATATATGACTATGGCATTGATGCGTCAGTGCCTGTGACAGTCAGCTACGGCGGCATGAGCAATGCGACTGCCAAATGGCAGGACGACCCTGCCACCAACTGCAACAGTTGCCACGGCAACCCCCCCCTGGGGAACGTGTGGCATAACGGCTCTCATGGCAACGGTATACCGGGGGGGAATAATTGTGAGACATGTCACCCCGATGCGAAATCAAATGTGGCACCTGACGGGAAGACTATAGTCTCCAATTACATCACCGCGCCAAGTCAACACCAGAATGGAACTGTGAACGTAGTTGCGAACTTTAACTCCAACTGTTTCGGCTGTCACTGA